From one Natronorubrum sediminis genomic stretch:
- a CDS encoding Coenzyme F420 hydrogenase/dehydrogenase, beta subunit C-terminal domain, which yields MGIDNENERSEFSETRAEAERHASYEDERSESSNEVSSAERSSADRSSGRSPREDGEAASREDERTFPGVPESQTDDDEAVMFPESGSAAPRSREGTDHARAGAVQTGADDASGGSCSPNTCSCGEKTADSSPQEQDASSHSQDQRVATDGAGVANVDEMGELGDLEFTEPAENVSQDVYDDSPDTRVGVPDGVDLETPDYSIRSEMNDIETPDEKTWFMELDEAVIDEGRCIQCGTCVAACPSDSIGVGEDDLPELVKMCTGCSLCWDFCPRGGMRYERQWKITGGEDNVKGAGDPITEFSAKVDDDWTDSAQDGGVVTGILATLLEEGEIDGALIATESDEEAWKAESFLATTEQELIENAGTVYNQTLALGNLDLKQWEHKLPDKDWDDLSLALVGTPCEIEGIRALQDFEWDYQAQNEGIRAVDYTISLMCTKNFNYYSLMGEQLEEKRNISPDEIGKMDVLHGKMMVYDHDGNMIVEEDVENFHDAALKGCDECADFTGFCSDITVGSVGSSDEYSSVILRTEQGVKAWELTEPKLDYHDLEDKSAVGKLQGWDKKKAFESLERPFDPDAPRFIDYTDHAERYGTALNPHDQGH from the coding sequence ATGGGGATTGACAATGAGAACGAGCGAAGCGAGTTCTCAGAGACGCGAGCGGAAGCGGAGCGACACGCGAGCTACGAGGACGAACGCAGTGAGTCCTCGAATGAAGTGAGTAGCGCGGAGCGAAGCTCCGCGGACCGTTCGAGCGGGCGAAGCCCGCGAGAAGACGGCGAAGCCGCGAGCCGCGAGGACGAACGGACGTTCCCCGGTGTTCCCGAGTCCCAGACGGACGACGACGAAGCCGTCATGTTCCCTGAATCGGGCAGCGCCGCGCCGCGGTCCCGCGAGGGAACGGATCACGCTCGAGCGGGCGCAGTTCAGACTGGCGCGGACGACGCCAGCGGCGGCAGTTGCTCGCCGAACACCTGCTCGTGCGGCGAGAAGACCGCGGATTCGTCGCCACAAGAGCAGGACGCGTCGTCACACTCACAGGACCAGCGCGTCGCGACGGACGGGGCGGGTGTGGCGAACGTCGACGAGATGGGCGAACTCGGCGATCTCGAATTCACCGAACCCGCTGAAAACGTCAGTCAGGACGTCTACGACGACTCGCCGGATACGCGCGTCGGCGTGCCAGATGGCGTCGACCTCGAGACGCCCGACTACTCGATTCGCTCGGAGATGAACGATATCGAGACGCCCGACGAGAAGACCTGGTTCATGGAACTGGACGAGGCCGTCATCGACGAGGGCCGGTGTATCCAGTGTGGGACCTGTGTTGCCGCCTGTCCCTCCGACTCCATCGGCGTCGGCGAGGACGACCTGCCGGAACTCGTCAAGATGTGTACCGGCTGTTCGCTCTGTTGGGACTTCTGTCCCCGCGGCGGCATGCGCTATGAACGCCAGTGGAAGATCACCGGCGGCGAGGACAACGTCAAGGGTGCTGGCGACCCGATTACGGAGTTCTCGGCGAAGGTCGACGACGACTGGACCGACAGCGCACAAGACGGCGGCGTCGTCACCGGTATCCTCGCGACCCTGCTCGAGGAAGGCGAAATCGACGGCGCGCTGATCGCGACCGAGAGCGACGAAGAGGCCTGGAAGGCCGAGAGCTTCCTCGCGACTACGGAACAGGAGCTCATCGAGAACGCGGGGACGGTCTACAACCAGACGCTCGCACTCGGCAACCTCGACCTGAAACAGTGGGAGCACAAGCTCCCCGACAAGGACTGGGACGACCTCTCGCTCGCCTTAGTCGGCACGCCGTGTGAGATCGAAGGCATCCGCGCCCTGCAGGACTTCGAGTGGGACTATCAGGCCCAGAACGAGGGCATCCGAGCCGTCGACTACACCATCTCGCTCATGTGTACGAAGAACTTCAACTACTACAGCCTCATGGGCGAGCAGTTGGAGGAAAAACGCAACATCTCACCCGACGAAATCGGCAAGATGGACGTCCTCCACGGCAAGATGATGGTCTACGACCACGACGGGAACATGATCGTCGAGGAAGACGTCGAGAACTTCCACGACGCCGCACTCAAAGGCTGTGACGAGTGTGCGGACTTCACCGGCTTCTGTTCGGACATCACCGTCGGCTCCGTCGGGAGCTCCGACGAGTACTCGAGCGTCATCCTCCGAACCGAACAGGGCGTGAAGGCGTGGGAGCTCACCGAGCCGAAACTCGACTACCACGACCTCGAAGACAAGTCGGCGGTCGGCAAGCTCCAGGGCTGGGACAAGAAGAAGGCCTTCGAGAGTCTCGAGCGACCGTTCGATCCCGACGCACCGCGATTCATCGACTACACGGATCACGCCGAGCGCTACGGGACGGCACTGAACCCGCACGATCAGGGTCACTGA
- the rpl18a gene encoding 50S ribosomal protein L18Ae, translating to MNQYTVTGRFKNRDGYASFETTIDAVNESVAREHALSQFGSEHGLKRTEIDLEEVAQR from the coding sequence ATGAATCAATATACGGTCACCGGCCGGTTCAAGAACCGCGACGGGTACGCGTCGTTCGAAACGACGATCGACGCCGTAAACGAATCTGTCGCACGAGAACACGCGCTCTCCCAGTTCGGGAGCGAACACGGACTCAAGCGAACGGAAATCGACCTCGAAGAGGTGGCACAACGATGA
- a CDS encoding GNAT family N-acetyltransferase: MNADPRIRIARPADANDVRDIYAPFCESSPVTFEETPPTEAEMAERIESTLETYPWLVCELEEDVVGYAYASRLRKRRAYQWTVELSVYVDESTRRTGVGRALYESLFAVLERQGVCDAYAVTTVPNPETERFHERLDFDRVVDFPAMGYIEDEWYDVAWWRRQLTEKADEPTPIRPFSSVRESDDGRSLVRAGERVLEEDAHASE; encoded by the coding sequence ATGAACGCCGATCCCCGGATTCGGATCGCACGACCGGCGGACGCGAACGATGTCCGTGACATCTACGCACCATTTTGTGAATCCTCACCAGTCACCTTTGAGGAGACCCCACCGACCGAAGCTGAGATGGCCGAGCGCATCGAGTCGACCCTCGAGACCTACCCCTGGCTCGTCTGTGAACTCGAGGAGGACGTCGTCGGTTACGCCTACGCGAGTCGACTGCGAAAGCGCCGAGCGTACCAGTGGACGGTAGAACTCTCGGTGTACGTCGACGAATCGACGCGGCGGACGGGCGTCGGTCGAGCGCTCTACGAGTCTCTGTTCGCGGTGCTCGAGCGCCAAGGCGTCTGCGACGCGTACGCGGTGACGACGGTTCCGAACCCCGAGACGGAACGCTTCCACGAGCGACTGGACTTCGATCGCGTCGTCGATTTCCCCGCGATGGGCTACATCGAAGACGAGTGGTACGACGTCGCCTGGTGGCGTCGACAACTCACTGAAAAGGCCGACGAACCGACGCCGATCCGACCGTTCTCGTCCGTTCGCGAATCCGACGATGGGCGGTCGCTGGTCCGAGCGGGTGAGCGCGTCCTCGAGGAAGACGCACATGCGAGCGAGTGA
- the thiE gene encoding thiamine phosphate synthase, whose protein sequence is MTVSNWHTYLVTDASLSEGRTTLEIVRAAIDGGVDAIQLREKGTDARFRYELGRELRELTAEAGVDLIINDRVDIARAIDADGVHVGQSDLPVAAVRNLLGPDAVVGCSTSTLEEARQAEAAGADYLGVGTIYGTTSKDVAAEKDGVGPERVADIVASVSIPVVGIGGITAENAGPVVESGATGVAVISEITAATDPAAATAALAEAVETAKTVED, encoded by the coding sequence ATGACTGTCTCGAACTGGCACACCTATCTCGTGACCGACGCGTCGCTCTCGGAGGGGCGGACAACCCTCGAGATCGTTCGCGCGGCGATCGACGGCGGCGTCGACGCGATTCAACTCCGCGAAAAGGGCACCGACGCTCGATTCCGATACGAACTTGGGCGAGAACTTCGCGAACTGACTGCCGAGGCGGGCGTGGACCTGATCATCAACGACCGGGTCGACATCGCACGGGCGATCGACGCCGACGGCGTCCACGTCGGCCAATCGGACCTCCCGGTCGCCGCCGTCCGCAATCTTCTCGGTCCCGACGCCGTCGTCGGCTGCTCGACCTCGACGCTCGAGGAGGCCCGGCAAGCCGAGGCAGCCGGTGCGGACTACCTCGGGGTCGGGACGATCTACGGCACGACCTCGAAGGACGTCGCCGCCGAGAAGGACGGCGTCGGCCCCGAGCGAGTCGCCGACATTGTGGCCAGCGTCTCGATTCCCGTCGTCGGAATCGGCGGAATCACGGCCGAAAACGCCGGCCCCGTCGTCGAGTCGGGGGCCACCGGGGTCGCCGTCATCTCCGAAATTACGGCCGCCACGGATCCGGCGGCAGCGACGGCCGCACTCGCTGAAGCGGTCGAAACGGCGAAGACAGTCGAGGACTGA
- a CDS encoding nitrite/sulfite reductase, producing MNTTEQYKQNKHPLDVIDDVYEYAEDGLSFEEIEERAGDGEWERLKWAGMYAQKQEGYFMIRTKVPGGKLTPEQAEVIGEVTDDLAVAPEEYGGEEQNELWGDAYLDITTRQDIQKHWIRVEDVPEMWDRYDEVGLTTVQGCGDSARNVLGCPAAGLDDHECFNAQPVVDAVSEFFTGNREYANLPRKFKLTITGCAHDCAQSQINDIGLVPAKKELEGEHRYGFHARVGGGLSDGPRMGSELDLFIEPEHAVEFCRAVAQTFKEIGDRNNRGVCRMRYLVEQLGPEKFEEAIRDRTSLEFPTAGQNLTVGYQDDHVGVHDQKQEGLQYVGFNVVAGRMGGTEFAEAARAAKKYGTEDASVRLATDQNFLISHIPEENVEDLLAEPFAADYQPDPGAFSRGAVGCTGSEFCNYAIIETKKRTKRWARELDERIDVPDDIEAIRMHMSGCSASCAQPQIADIGFRGETVKIDEDGESDIVEGMDFGLGGSLGADNEFLDWIESAVPADSVIPALEQLFEAYNADRHDGEEFYEWCRRVDNGRLRTIMQGAEAPVAGGVAHGD from the coding sequence ATGAATACGACGGAGCAGTACAAACAGAACAAACATCCCCTCGACGTGATCGACGACGTCTACGAGTACGCAGAAGACGGACTCTCCTTCGAAGAAATCGAAGAGCGAGCCGGTGACGGCGAGTGGGAGCGCTTGAAGTGGGCCGGCATGTACGCCCAGAAACAGGAGGGGTACTTCATGATCCGGACGAAGGTTCCGGGCGGAAAGCTCACGCCCGAACAGGCCGAGGTTATCGGCGAAGTGACCGACGACCTCGCCGTCGCACCCGAGGAGTACGGCGGGGAAGAGCAAAACGAACTGTGGGGTGACGCCTACCTCGACATCACGACCCGTCAGGACATCCAGAAACACTGGATTCGCGTCGAGGACGTGCCCGAAATGTGGGATCGATACGACGAAGTCGGCCTGACGACGGTCCAAGGCTGTGGCGACTCCGCCCGGAACGTTCTCGGCTGTCCCGCTGCCGGTCTCGACGACCACGAGTGTTTCAACGCCCAGCCGGTCGTCGACGCCGTCTCCGAGTTCTTCACGGGCAACCGCGAGTACGCGAACCTTCCGCGGAAGTTCAAGCTCACGATCACGGGCTGTGCCCACGACTGCGCGCAGTCTCAGATCAACGACATCGGACTCGTCCCCGCGAAGAAAGAACTCGAGGGAGAGCATCGTTACGGCTTCCACGCTCGCGTCGGTGGCGGCCTCTCTGACGGCCCGCGAATGGGCTCTGAACTCGACCTCTTCATCGAGCCAGAACACGCCGTCGAGTTCTGTCGCGCCGTCGCACAGACGTTTAAAGAGATCGGCGACCGAAACAACCGCGGCGTCTGCCGCATGCGATACCTCGTCGAGCAACTCGGCCCCGAGAAGTTCGAGGAAGCGATCCGCGACCGAACTAGCCTCGAGTTCCCGACTGCGGGTCAGAACCTGACCGTCGGCTATCAGGACGACCACGTCGGCGTCCACGATCAGAAACAGGAGGGGCTGCAGTACGTCGGCTTCAACGTCGTCGCCGGCCGAATGGGCGGCACCGAGTTCGCCGAAGCCGCTCGCGCGGCCAAAAAGTACGGCACAGAGGACGCCTCCGTGCGCCTCGCGACCGACCAGAACTTCCTCATCAGCCACATCCCCGAGGAGAACGTCGAGGACCTCCTCGCGGAGCCGTTCGCCGCGGACTACCAGCCCGATCCCGGCGCGTTCTCCCGCGGTGCCGTCGGCTGTACCGGCAGCGAGTTCTGTAACTACGCGATCATCGAGACCAAAAAGCGAACCAAGCGCTGGGCTCGCGAACTCGACGAGCGCATCGACGTCCCCGACGATATCGAGGCCATCCGAATGCACATGTCCGGCTGCTCCGCCTCCTGTGCGCAGCCCCAGATCGCGGACATCGGCTTCCGTGGCGAGACCGTCAAAATCGACGAAGACGGCGAGTCCGACATCGTCGAAGGCATGGACTTCGGCCTCGGTGGTTCACTCGGCGCGGACAACGAGTTCCTCGATTGGATCGAGAGCGCCGTTCCCGCCGATTCCGTGATTCCGGCCTTAGAGCAGTTGTTCGAGGCCTACAACGCCGACCGCCACGACGGCGAGGAGTTCTACGAGTGGTGTCGCCGCGTCGACAACGGACGACTCCGCACAATCATGCAAGGGGCAGAGGCCCCGGTTGCTGGAGGTGTTGCCCATGGGGATTGA
- the pfdA gene encoding prefoldin subunit alpha → MSQQQLQQLSQQLQEIEEEIETLEQNVEAIRQQKDEADEATEALETLETGSTVQVPVGGGAYLRATVEDIDEVIVELGADYAAEFEQDDAIDALESKQENLDDRIDEVNGEISELQSESDELEQQAQQLQQQAMQQQMQQMQGQNPDE, encoded by the coding sequence ATGAGTCAACAACAACTTCAGCAACTGTCCCAGCAGCTTCAAGAGATCGAAGAGGAGATCGAAACGCTCGAGCAGAACGTCGAAGCGATCCGACAGCAAAAAGACGAAGCCGACGAGGCGACCGAGGCGCTCGAGACGCTCGAGACCGGATCGACCGTGCAGGTTCCGGTCGGCGGCGGTGCCTACCTTCGCGCGACGGTCGAGGACATCGACGAAGTGATCGTCGAACTCGGTGCAGACTACGCCGCGGAGTTCGAACAGGACGACGCGATCGACGCCCTCGAGAGCAAACAGGAGAATCTCGACGACCGAATCGACGAGGTCAACGGCGAGATTTCTGAGTTGCAGTCTGAAAGTGACGAACTCGAACAGCAGGCCCAACAGCTCCAACAGCAGGCGATGCAACAGCAGATGCAACAGATGCAGGGCCAGAACCCCGACGAATAA
- a CDS encoding phosphatase PAP2 family protein: MSRGIGEFEPIQELVPEWAAVLVALVTQLGDVWFLAILVGTLYWLSADNREDSAIIIGLTIAGLSVITALKHVFALPRPGQPLVALEALPGLIQPVYEGTAMASGYGFPSGHALMTTIVYVSLARRLSIGTSRQRLIGATAIITLVGLSRVALGVHYLVDIVVGIAVGLAFLALLEWVFTRVENGHATITFSVSIVSSGLAVVASSADPDAVLLLGAALGTFGGWQLISFGRALAVAEQPTTAVRPLVLTGGLAACAFALLASALEVFHPLSVPAIGAALGIACGIFVTIPVLRRSERATRVWRALVFWVTMAGLGIRYLLRPTTWRRGYAGGQEYAGRARRWIRARVSE, from the coding sequence ATGTCCAGAGGTATCGGGGAGTTCGAACCCATACAGGAACTCGTTCCGGAGTGGGCGGCCGTCCTCGTTGCACTCGTTACACAACTCGGCGATGTCTGGTTTCTCGCCATACTCGTGGGCACATTGTACTGGCTGTCCGCGGACAACCGCGAAGACAGCGCGATTATCATCGGCCTTACGATAGCCGGACTGTCGGTGATTACGGCGCTGAAACACGTCTTTGCACTCCCACGGCCCGGGCAGCCGCTCGTGGCGCTCGAGGCGCTTCCCGGCCTGATCCAGCCGGTGTACGAGGGGACGGCGATGGCCAGTGGCTACGGCTTCCCGAGCGGGCACGCGCTCATGACGACCATCGTCTACGTCAGTCTCGCCCGCCGACTGTCGATCGGAACGTCGCGTCAGCGACTGATCGGTGCCACAGCGATCATCACGCTCGTCGGCCTCTCGCGCGTCGCACTCGGCGTTCACTATCTGGTCGATATCGTCGTCGGAATCGCCGTCGGATTGGCGTTCCTCGCGCTTCTCGAGTGGGTGTTCACTCGAGTCGAGAACGGACACGCAACCATCACGTTCTCCGTGTCAATCGTCTCGAGTGGACTCGCAGTCGTTGCCAGCAGCGCCGATCCAGACGCCGTCTTGTTACTCGGAGCCGCACTCGGAACGTTCGGGGGATGGCAACTGATCAGTTTCGGACGGGCCCTCGCAGTTGCAGAGCAACCGACCACTGCAGTTCGTCCACTCGTACTCACCGGCGGACTCGCAGCCTGTGCGTTCGCACTATTGGCGAGTGCACTTGAGGTATTCCACCCGCTTTCGGTGCCTGCTATCGGCGCTGCACTCGGAATCGCCTGTGGTATATTCGTGACAATTCCCGTCTTGCGTCGCTCCGAACGGGCGACTCGAGTCTGGCGGGCACTCGTCTTTTGGGTAACGATGGCCGGACTCGGCATCCGATATCTGCTTCGACCGACGACGTGGCGGCGAGGGTACGCTGGCGGGCAAGAGTACGCCGGTCGGGCCCGACGGTGGATTCGAGCACGGGTATCCGAGTAA
- a CDS encoding CatB-related O-acetyltransferase, translating into MSLGMLVERSVSLLGYPPPTHELLNRYAESVTLDIAPSARISMGCLLRGEVTLEPQTRLSRGCVLGGDVTVKKRTNLEPNCDLIGDVEIGKYCAIARESTFQQTNHRMSQPSMQIRFYDEVLDSDLPPTAEGPITVGNDVWIGTGATILSGVTVGDGAVIGAGSVVTSDVEPYAVVAGVPAERINWRFPDGVREALLALEWWEWDEETMRANREFFERELNALEDIPRSIVEKHGALDAETRPTSALE; encoded by the coding sequence ATGTCCCTCGGCATGCTCGTGGAACGATCGGTGTCGCTACTCGGATACCCGCCTCCAACACACGAACTGCTCAATCGCTACGCCGAGTCGGTTACACTCGATATCGCCCCGTCGGCACGAATCTCGATGGGGTGTCTACTCCGCGGAGAAGTCACACTCGAGCCACAGACGCGCCTGAGCAGAGGGTGTGTACTCGGGGGCGACGTCACCGTCAAAAAGCGGACGAACCTCGAGCCGAATTGCGATCTCATTGGAGACGTCGAGATCGGGAAGTACTGTGCGATAGCCAGGGAGTCGACGTTTCAACAGACGAACCACCGGATGAGTCAGCCGTCGATGCAGATTCGATTCTACGACGAGGTTCTCGACAGCGACTTACCCCCGACCGCGGAGGGCCCGATCACGGTCGGAAACGACGTCTGGATCGGCACCGGAGCGACGATACTCTCCGGCGTTACGGTCGGCGACGGCGCGGTCATTGGCGCTGGATCGGTCGTCACCAGCGACGTGGAACCGTACGCCGTCGTCGCTGGCGTTCCAGCCGAACGCATCAACTGGCGATTCCCGGACGGAGTCAGAGAGGCGCTTCTCGCCCTCGAGTGGTGGGAGTGGGACGAGGAGACGATGCGTGCCAATCGCGAGTTCTTCGAACGCGAACTCAACGCACTCGAAGACATTCCACGATCTATCGTCGAGAAACACGGCGCTCTCGACGCGGAGACTCGCCCCACCTCGGCGCTCGAGTGA
- a CDS encoding ASCH domain-containing protein: protein MSQLEPAELLPSERMQTQVLEGEVTQIHRGHQYAEVGDTFTIEGTTFEVTDVTERTLGDLTDADAQAEGMDDLASYERLLERAHDSFEWDDDSDVVRHRFELQGDE from the coding sequence ATGAGTCAACTCGAGCCAGCCGAATTACTCCCGAGCGAGCGCATGCAAACGCAGGTTCTCGAGGGCGAGGTGACCCAGATCCACCGCGGCCACCAGTATGCTGAGGTCGGCGACACGTTCACCATCGAGGGAACGACGTTCGAGGTAACCGACGTAACCGAACGAACGCTCGGCGACCTGACCGACGCGGACGCCCAGGCCGAAGGGATGGACGACCTCGCGTCCTACGAGCGACTCCTCGAGCGCGCACACGACTCCTTCGAGTGGGACGACGACAGCGACGTCGTTCGCCACCGGTTCGAACTCCAGGGCGACGAATAG
- the ftsY gene encoding signal recognition particle-docking protein FtsY, with protein sequence MFDNLKEKLGSFRKDAEAAAEENVEEVDDEEELEDEDSEVAEETTAPEPSDAPAATAESTGDAPSAREDDHEPADAPETRETATASDETAVATSESALENESQGEDASTETVDDTPAVASETPAADTVDEASEPTHEESDVDEETPESEAIEDDDIEVGETEDAAGASVADGTEDDDTADADEDNGTGFGAKARSLVKGKFVIEEDDLEGPLQELELALLSSDVEMNVAQEILDNIREELIGETRTFTTSTGAVVEEALHDAIYDVISVGQFDFEERLAAEDAPVTIIFTGVNGVGKTTSIAKLSQYLEERGYSSVMANGDTYRAGANEQIQEHADALDTKLISHEQGGDPAAVLYDAVEYAEANDIDVVLGDTAGRLHTDEGLMDQLEKIGRVVDPDMTLFVDEAVAGQDAVNRAREFDEAAEIDGAILTKADADSNGGAAISIAHVTGKPILFLGVGQGYDDIERFDPDEMIDRLLEDDV encoded by the coding sequence ATGTTCGATAATTTGAAGGAGAAACTCGGGAGCTTCCGCAAAGACGCCGAAGCGGCGGCTGAGGAGAACGTCGAGGAAGTCGACGACGAGGAAGAACTCGAGGACGAAGACTCCGAGGTTGCCGAAGAGACGACAGCACCCGAGCCGTCGGACGCCCCAGCAGCGACTGCGGAGTCGACTGGAGACGCACCCAGCGCGCGAGAAGACGATCACGAGCCGGCGGATGCACCCGAGACGCGGGAAACGGCGACTGCGAGCGACGAGACGGCTGTCGCGACGAGCGAATCAGCGCTCGAGAACGAGTCCCAGGGTGAGGACGCTTCGACCGAGACTGTCGACGACACGCCAGCGGTGGCGTCGGAAACCCCCGCCGCAGACACCGTCGACGAGGCCTCGGAACCGACCCACGAGGAGTCGGACGTCGACGAGGAGACACCGGAAAGCGAAGCGATCGAGGACGACGACATCGAGGTCGGCGAGACCGAGGACGCAGCGGGTGCTTCGGTCGCAGACGGCACTGAAGACGACGACACAGCGGACGCAGACGAGGATAACGGAACCGGCTTCGGTGCAAAAGCGCGCTCGCTCGTCAAGGGTAAGTTCGTCATCGAGGAGGACGACCTCGAGGGCCCACTTCAGGAACTCGAGTTGGCGTTGCTCTCGAGTGACGTGGAGATGAACGTTGCCCAGGAGATTCTCGACAACATTCGCGAGGAACTGATCGGCGAGACACGGACGTTTACGACCTCGACGGGTGCAGTCGTCGAGGAAGCACTGCACGACGCGATCTACGACGTCATCAGCGTCGGCCAGTTCGACTTCGAAGAACGTCTCGCGGCCGAGGACGCGCCGGTGACGATCATCTTTACCGGCGTCAACGGGGTCGGAAAGACGACATCGATCGCCAAACTCAGTCAGTATCTCGAGGAACGAGGGTACTCCTCGGTGATGGCGAACGGCGATACGTACCGCGCCGGAGCGAACGAGCAGATCCAAGAGCACGCGGACGCGCTCGACACGAAACTCATCAGTCACGAACAAGGCGGCGACCCCGCCGCCGTGTTGTACGACGCCGTCGAGTACGCCGAAGCGAACGACATCGACGTCGTCTTGGGCGATACGGCAGGGCGACTCCACACCGACGAAGGACTGATGGACCAACTCGAGAAGATTGGTCGAGTCGTCGACCCCGATATGACGCTGTTCGTCGACGAAGCGGTCGCCGGACAGGATGCGGTCAATCGTGCTCGCGAGTTCGACGAGGCTGCCGAAATCGACGGTGCAATCTTGACGAAAGCCGACGCCGACTCGAACGGCGGTGCCGCGATTTCGATCGCTCACGTCACCGGGAAGCCGATCCTCTTCTTGGGTGTCGGACAGGGCTACGACGACATCGAGCGCTTCGATCCGGACGAGATGATCGATCGGTTGCTCGAAGACGACGTGTAG
- a CDS encoding translation initiation factor IF-6 — protein sequence MQRLAFVGSAYVGVFARATDTCVLVRPDVDDDTVADLTDELEVPAIQTTVGGSSTVGALATGNENGLLVSSRILEYERERLEDEVDVPVTELSGKINAAGNVVLANDYGAYVHPDLPRETIQTIKDTLEVPVERGDLAGVRTVGTAAVATNSGVLCHPKATDEELDFLEDALDVRADVGTVNYGAPLVGSGLIANEAGYVIGEDTTGPELGRIEDALGYLE from the coding sequence TTGCAACGACTCGCCTTCGTCGGGTCAGCCTACGTCGGCGTCTTCGCCCGTGCGACCGACACCTGCGTGCTCGTTCGACCGGACGTCGACGACGACACCGTCGCTGACCTGACCGACGAACTCGAGGTGCCCGCGATTCAGACGACCGTCGGCGGCTCCTCGACGGTCGGCGCGTTAGCGACGGGTAACGAGAACGGACTCCTCGTCAGTTCTCGTATTCTCGAGTATGAACGAGAACGACTCGAGGACGAAGTGGACGTTCCGGTGACGGAACTCTCCGGAAAGATCAACGCCGCGGGGAACGTCGTCCTCGCGAACGACTACGGTGCGTACGTCCATCCGGATCTCCCTCGAGAAACGATCCAGACGATCAAAGACACGCTCGAGGTGCCCGTCGAACGCGGCGACCTCGCGGGTGTTCGCACCGTCGGCACCGCCGCCGTCGCGACCAACTCCGGGGTGCTCTGTCACCCGAAAGCGACCGACGAGGAACTCGACTTCCTCGAGGACGCACTCGACGTTCGCGCCGACGTCGGCACCGTCAACTACGGCGCGCCGCTTGTCGGCTCCGGACTGATCGCGAACGAAGCCGGCTACGTCATCGGCGAGGATACGACCGGACCCGAGCTGGGCCGGATCGAAGACGCGCTCGGCTATCTGGAGTAA
- a CDS encoding DUF6159 family protein yields MVLQSVFARIKTGFTIAKASFGVLRSEKWLLVFPLLYGLTWTVGIALLIAGLLVALVGAGIGIGVLEQFTGASDGTVDGVFQVVALVASFGVMFVATAVATFFSAALVHSVGKLFQGEETSVRDGLAGAWESHRTILAWGVVGAVVGLVFQALESRDGLGAQIARGIAGFAWFAMTFFIVPVIVFQDGGVRESMRESVTTFRETWGEVGGVSLGIGLVIVPLALVVLATGIGAPLFFLEDPSGVLPYSVAVTILLLGALVVVHTAATAIAKTALYQYADGGELPPQFDGIDPQSLATRRRGSKSVSSDPSGQQPGQI; encoded by the coding sequence ATGGTTCTCCAATCAGTCTTCGCCCGGATCAAGACCGGGTTCACGATTGCGAAAGCGTCGTTCGGCGTCCTTCGCAGCGAGAAGTGGCTGCTCGTGTTTCCGCTGTTATACGGGCTCACGTGGACTGTCGGAATCGCCCTCCTCATCGCCGGTCTCCTGGTCGCGTTGGTCGGTGCCGGCATCGGCATCGGCGTCCTCGAGCAGTTCACCGGCGCGTCCGACGGCACGGTCGACGGCGTGTTTCAGGTCGTCGCACTCGTCGCCTCCTTCGGCGTGATGTTCGTCGCGACCGCCGTCGCGACGTTCTTCAGCGCGGCGCTCGTCCATTCCGTCGGAAAACTGTTTCAGGGCGAAGAGACGAGCGTCCGAGACGGACTCGCCGGTGCGTGGGAGTCCCACCGAACGATTCTCGCGTGGGGTGTCGTCGGTGCAGTCGTCGGTCTCGTCTTCCAGGCCCTCGAGAGCCGAGACGGACTGGGCGCACAGATCGCTCGAGGAATCGCCGGCTTCGCCTGGTTTGCGATGACGTTTTTCATCGTTCCGGTGATCGTCTTTCAGGACGGTGGCGTCCGAGAGTCGATGCGCGAGAGCGTCACGACGTTCCGCGAGACGTGGGGCGAAGTCGGCGGCGTCAGCCTCGGTATCGGCCTCGTCATCGTTCCGCTCGCGCTGGTCGTTCTCGCGACGGGAATCGGAGCACCGCTGTTCTTCCTCGAGGACCCCAGTGGCGTATTGCCCTACTCGGTCGCGGTGACGATCCTCCTGTTGGGCGCGCTCGTCGTCGTCCACACTGCTGCGACGGCAATCGCGAAAACGGCACTCTACCAGTACGCAGACGGCGGCGAACTGCCACCACAGTTCGACGGAATCGACCCGCAGAGCCTCGCCACGCGAAGGCGAGGCTCGAAGTCGGTGTCGAGTGACCCGTCCGGCCAACAGCCCGGACAGATCTGA